A window of Photobacterium sp. GJ3 contains these coding sequences:
- a CDS encoding methyl-accepting chemotaxis protein yields MVEMTFKPWERGVSNLRLVPKLVLLMVFSTVLLIGKQLWDARTFYHAVVDIQQAQAREQAISQAEMYRSLLTQGESGVRLMQSALASQQVQDGAYLYLIQTENGQVLGHPAAQRLNDLSAATQTDQQLGQVLKSLSSAQAFILGDNQRFEYAVPLDGNSSWVLVASQSGAEADNYYQAYLVQMAWQTAGMIVAFMVLLLGAASLMLRQTNYLADAIQRMANRDFSQPVVMHCRDEYGDLARELERTRLQLSDVIRNQRSASTELAELADIMSLSMQETKASAQEEFHEIDQLASAMGEMTSTVQTVAENAREASGATEGTAAQAHQGQEFVAKTITTIHQLSTDIRASAEVVSQVESRVEQIGSVIVTIQGISEQTNLLALNAAIEAARAGDAGRGFAVVADEVRNLAQRTQTATVEIQDMIGQLQGSAKQAVSLMEQSVVEAAEGVDLVTSAGGELDKIVEQVQRINDMNFQIASASEQQSTVAEEMNQNLNNVRELVEASVVVVTELTETADTMKGHAADLEQKIQAFSV; encoded by the coding sequence ATGGTCGAAATGACGTTTAAACCTTGGGAGCGCGGAGTGAGTAATCTCCGGCTGGTCCCCAAGCTGGTCTTGCTGATGGTGTTCAGTACGGTGTTATTGATTGGTAAGCAATTGTGGGATGCCCGTACCTTTTATCATGCCGTGGTTGATATTCAGCAGGCGCAAGCCAGAGAGCAAGCGATCAGTCAGGCCGAGATGTATCGGTCTTTGCTGACTCAGGGTGAATCCGGTGTTCGTCTGATGCAGTCTGCACTGGCGTCACAGCAGGTACAGGACGGTGCTTATCTGTATCTGATTCAAACAGAAAATGGACAGGTTTTGGGTCACCCCGCGGCGCAGCGTCTGAATGATTTATCGGCGGCCACGCAAACCGATCAGCAACTTGGGCAGGTTTTGAAATCATTGTCGTCTGCTCAGGCATTCATTCTGGGCGACAACCAGCGGTTTGAATACGCTGTGCCGCTGGACGGCAACAGTAGCTGGGTGCTGGTGGCGTCACAATCCGGCGCGGAAGCCGACAATTATTATCAGGCTTATCTGGTGCAGATGGCCTGGCAAACCGCCGGGATGATCGTGGCTTTCATGGTGCTGCTTCTGGGCGCTGCCAGTCTGATGCTGCGTCAGACCAATTATCTGGCCGATGCGATTCAGCGCATGGCCAACCGGGACTTTTCTCAACCTGTCGTGATGCACTGCCGCGACGAATACGGCGATCTGGCCCGTGAGCTGGAACGCACCCGGTTGCAACTGAGCGATGTTATCCGGAATCAGCGTAGCGCCTCCACAGAGCTGGCTGAGCTGGCCGATATCATGTCGCTGAGTATGCAGGAAACCAAAGCGTCGGCGCAGGAAGAATTCCACGAGATCGATCAACTGGCGTCTGCAATGGGTGAAATGACGTCGACGGTTCAAACGGTGGCTGAAAATGCCCGTGAAGCGTCCGGTGCCACCGAAGGAACTGCGGCGCAGGCGCATCAGGGACAAGAGTTCGTCGCGAAAACCATCACCACAATTCATCAGTTATCGACCGATATCCGGGCTTCGGCTGAAGTTGTCAGTCAGGTGGAAAGCCGGGTGGAGCAAATTGGCTCGGTGATTGTGACCATTCAGGGTATCTCCGAACAAACCAATCTGCTGGCACTGAATGCGGCAATTGAAGCGGCCCGTGCCGGTGATGCCGGTCGGGGATTTGCTGTGGTTGCAGATGAGGTCCGCAATCTGGCCCAGCGAACTCAGACAGCAACGGTGGAAATTCAGGACATGATTGGCCAGTTGCAGGGGAGTGCCAAGCAGGCGGTCAGCCTGATGGAACAAAGTGTGGTTGAAGCGGCGGAAGGCGTGGATCTGGTCACCAGCGCGGGTGGCGAGCTTGATAAGATTGTCGAGCAGGTTCAGCGGATTAATGACATGAACTTCCAGATCGCGTCAGCATCGGAGCAGCAAAGTACAGTCGCGGAAGAAATGAACCAGAACCTGAACAATGTCAGGGAACTGGTGGAGGCGTCTGTTGTGGTCGTGACGGAGCTGACGGAAACGGCTGACACCATGAAAGGCCACGCTGCCGATCTGGAGCAGAAAATACAGGCCTTCAGCGTCTGA
- the glnE gene encoding bifunctional [glutamate--ammonia ligase]-adenylyl-L-tyrosine phosphorylase/[glutamate--ammonia-ligase] adenylyltransferase has translation MTHALLKHAAERALETLQNTHPEHLEQWPSSLQDELVQVLGYSDFIQDSLVQDAALLPWLATQLNEHERGALYRSELKTWLSTVTDEAAFMRVLRSFRRREMVWIAWRDFTGRATLSQSLSHLSLLAEALIMEAYHWLYAQCCAEYGTPCNAEGEPQPMLILGMGKLGGGELNFSSDIDLIFTYPENGETQGGRRSLANAQFFTRLGQRLIKALDQQTVDGFCYRVDMRLRPFGDSGPLVMSYAALEDYYQEQGRDWERYAMIKAKVMGDESAGHYQALRQMLRPFVFRRYIDFSAIQSLRRMKSMISSEVRRRGLTHNIKLGAGGIREVEFIAQSFQLIRGGREPSLRQRGLQPTLDAVNTLGLLPSSQVAQLHDGYAFLRRLENLLQALSDKQTQTLPDTALDQIRLAKAMGYEDWAALSAAVNQHMSAIHQVFEDIIGADDEDTHDTAAQSYQELWTLIDDNEMLASILTDVGAPATDIQITVLGRIRDELAKRTIGPRGREVLARLMPEVFSRIVTREDAALVLERVGRLIVRIATRTTYLELLSEHPGALDHLVRLCAASSMVAEQLAQYPILLDELLDPQHLYHPVPLDQYQAELQEYLARIPEEDMEQQMEAIRQFKQAQLLRIAAADIAGVLPLMKVSDHLTYLAEAIIGAVVKQAWHQMVAKYGEPSHLAERNSTGFGVIGYGKLGGIELGYGSDLDLVFLHDCPADVYTTGDKSIDGRQFYLRLTQRIVHLFSTRTASGVLYEVDVRLRPSGASGLLVSPLDAFADYQAKEAWTWEHQALVRARMVYGDAVLRPGFDQVRAAILSQTRDPETLRQAVVEMREKMRQHLGQKKAGQFGLKQDPGGITDIEFMAQYLVLRHCARQPKLSRWSDNIRLFETMAASGVLEEAQAMALIQAYCTLRDEIHRLNLLGQDAYVDEQAFSAERDVVTHLWQQIFEIEVDC, from the coding sequence ATGACACATGCACTGCTGAAACATGCCGCCGAACGCGCTCTGGAAACGTTGCAAAACACCCATCCGGAGCATTTAGAACAATGGCCGTCATCTTTACAGGACGAGCTTGTTCAGGTGCTGGGATACAGCGATTTTATTCAGGACTCCCTGGTTCAGGATGCGGCTCTGCTGCCCTGGCTGGCAACGCAACTGAATGAGCATGAGCGTGGAGCCCTGTATCGCAGTGAGCTGAAAACATGGCTGTCCACAGTGACGGATGAAGCAGCGTTCATGCGCGTGCTGCGGTCGTTCCGGCGCCGCGAAATGGTGTGGATTGCCTGGCGGGATTTCACCGGCCGGGCCACGCTGTCGCAAAGCCTCTCTCATTTGTCATTACTGGCTGAAGCCCTGATCATGGAAGCCTATCACTGGCTGTACGCGCAATGCTGTGCGGAATATGGCACGCCATGTAATGCCGAGGGTGAGCCTCAGCCAATGCTGATCCTGGGGATGGGGAAACTCGGCGGCGGCGAGCTGAATTTCTCTTCTGACATCGATTTAATTTTTACCTATCCGGAAAACGGGGAAACTCAGGGCGGACGCCGTAGTCTGGCCAATGCGCAGTTCTTTACCCGGCTGGGACAGCGGCTGATCAAAGCACTGGATCAGCAAACCGTGGATGGATTTTGCTACCGGGTGGACATGCGTCTGCGTCCGTTTGGGGACAGTGGTCCCTTAGTCATGAGCTACGCTGCGCTGGAAGATTATTATCAGGAGCAGGGCCGGGACTGGGAACGTTACGCCATGATTAAAGCCAAAGTCATGGGGGATGAAAGTGCCGGGCATTATCAGGCACTGCGCCAGATGCTGCGGCCTTTCGTGTTTCGCCGTTACATTGATTTCAGTGCGATACAGTCGTTGCGCCGGATGAAATCCATGATCAGCTCGGAAGTCCGCCGCCGGGGCCTGACCCATAACATCAAGCTGGGGGCGGGTGGCATCCGTGAAGTCGAGTTCATTGCACAATCCTTCCAGCTGATTCGGGGGGGCCGCGAGCCCAGTCTGCGTCAGCGTGGCTTGCAGCCAACGCTGGATGCGGTGAATACACTGGGACTATTGCCGTCGTCGCAGGTCGCGCAGCTTCATGATGGTTATGCTTTCCTGCGCCGGCTGGAAAATCTGTTGCAGGCGCTGAGTGATAAGCAAACGCAAACGCTGCCGGATACTGCACTGGATCAGATTCGCCTTGCCAAGGCGATGGGTTATGAAGACTGGGCCGCGCTGTCTGCGGCGGTGAATCAGCATATGTCTGCGATTCATCAGGTGTTTGAGGACATTATCGGTGCCGATGACGAAGACACGCATGACACCGCCGCACAATCTTATCAGGAACTCTGGACGCTGATTGACGATAATGAAATGCTGGCATCGATTCTGACCGATGTTGGTGCGCCCGCCACAGACATTCAGATCACAGTGCTGGGCCGGATACGCGATGAGCTGGCGAAACGGACAATTGGCCCGCGTGGACGGGAAGTCCTGGCCCGGCTGATGCCGGAAGTGTTCTCCCGGATCGTCACCCGGGAAGATGCCGCGTTGGTGCTGGAACGCGTCGGGCGTCTGATTGTTCGTATTGCCACGCGGACCACCTACCTTGAGTTGCTGAGTGAGCATCCGGGGGCGCTGGATCATCTGGTCCGGTTGTGTGCCGCCAGTTCTATGGTTGCCGAACAGCTGGCGCAGTATCCGATCCTGCTCGATGAACTGCTGGATCCGCAACATCTGTATCATCCGGTGCCGCTGGATCAGTATCAGGCCGAATTACAGGAATATCTTGCCCGGATCCCGGAAGAAGATATGGAACAGCAGATGGAAGCCATCCGCCAGTTCAAACAGGCCCAGTTGCTGCGCATCGCCGCGGCAGATATTGCCGGTGTGCTGCCTTTGATGAAGGTCAGCGATCATCTGACCTATCTGGCAGAAGCCATTATCGGTGCCGTGGTCAAACAGGCCTGGCATCAGATGGTGGCCAAGTATGGCGAGCCGTCGCATCTGGCGGAGCGGAACAGTACCGGATTCGGGGTCATTGGCTACGGAAAACTCGGCGGGATTGAGCTGGGCTACGGATCTGATCTTGATCTGGTGTTTTTGCATGACTGCCCGGCAGACGTGTACACCACGGGCGATAAAAGTATTGATGGCCGACAGTTTTATCTGCGCCTGACTCAGCGGATTGTGCATCTGTTCTCGACCCGCACGGCGTCTGGGGTGCTGTATGAAGTCGATGTGCGGCTGCGTCCTTCCGGAGCTTCGGGCTTGCTGGTCAGCCCGCTGGATGCCTTTGCAGATTATCAGGCGAAAGAGGCCTGGACCTGGGAGCATCAGGCACTGGTCCGTGCCCGGATGGTCTATGGTGATGCCGTGCTCCGGCCCGGCTTTGATCAGGTGCGGGCTGCGATCCTGTCGCAAACCCGCGATCCCGAGACCTTGCGTCAGGCTGTGGTAGAAATGCGGGAGAAAATGCGCCAGCACCTGGGGCAGAAAAAGGCCGGTCAGTTTGGCCTGAAGCAGGATCCGGGCGGGATCACTGACATTGAATTTATGGCGCAGTATCTGGTACTGCGCCATTGTGCGCGCCAGCCGAAACTGTCGCGCTGGTCTGACAATATTCGTCTGTTCGAAACCATGGCAGCCAGTGGCGTGCTGGAAGAAGCACAGGCGATGGCACTGATTCAGGCCTATTGTACGCTGCGCGATGAAATTCACCGTCTGAATCTGCTGGGTCAGGATGCCTATGTGGACGAGCAGGCTTTTTCGGCCGAGCGTGATGTGGTGACGCATCTGTGGCAGCAAATCTTCGAGATCGAAGTTGACTGTTAA
- the hldE gene encoding bifunctional D-glycero-beta-D-manno-heptose-7-phosphate kinase/D-glycero-beta-D-manno-heptose 1-phosphate adenylyltransferase HldE, with amino-acid sequence MKLTLPDYDHASVLVVGDVMLDRYWTGPTGRISPEAPVPVVKVDQIEERPGGAANVAMNIAALGGHARLVGLTGIDDAARALNEKLASLKVRCDFVSLPDYPTITKLRVMSRGQQLIRLDFEEGFHDVDVDLILPRLEQSLPNVKAMILSDYAKGALEHVRAMIELGRRHGVAVLIDPKGTDFERYRGATMLTPNLSEFEAVAGKAKTDEELVEKGLALIDQFELEALLVTRSEHGMTLLQKGQEPLHMPTQAKEVYDVTGAGDTVISVLAASLAAGKSLSDACKLANAAAGVVVGKLGTSTLSTIELTNAVHGSQDSGFGVMAESQLKQAVLAAKARGEKVVMTNGCFDILHAGHVAYLTEAAKLGDRLIVAVNSDRSVRGLKGPGRPVNPEDRRMAVLAGLGAVDWVVPFAEETPQRLISEILPDLLVKGGDYKPEQIAGGKEVIANGGEVRVLNFEDGCSTTEIIEAIRGGKG; translated from the coding sequence ATGAAACTGACACTGCCTGATTATGACCATGCCAGTGTGCTGGTTGTGGGTGATGTGATGCTAGATCGCTACTGGACTGGCCCGACAGGACGCATTTCACCGGAAGCGCCTGTGCCTGTTGTGAAAGTAGACCAGATTGAAGAACGCCCGGGCGGTGCAGCCAACGTGGCAATGAACATTGCGGCTTTGGGCGGCCATGCGCGCCTGGTTGGTCTGACCGGAATTGACGATGCGGCCCGAGCGCTGAATGAAAAGCTGGCGTCGCTGAAAGTCCGTTGTGATTTTGTCTCCCTGCCGGATTATCCAACGATCACGAAACTGCGTGTGATGAGCCGGGGCCAGCAACTGATCCGTCTGGATTTTGAAGAAGGATTCCATGATGTCGACGTCGATTTGATTCTGCCGCGTCTGGAGCAGTCGCTGCCGAATGTCAAAGCGATGATCCTGTCTGATTATGCCAAAGGTGCACTGGAACACGTGCGTGCGATGATCGAACTGGGTCGTCGGCACGGCGTTGCAGTCTTGATTGATCCGAAAGGGACGGATTTTGAGCGTTACCGTGGTGCGACCATGCTGACGCCGAACCTGTCTGAATTCGAAGCGGTGGCAGGCAAAGCGAAAACCGATGAAGAACTGGTTGAGAAAGGCCTGGCGCTGATAGACCAGTTTGAACTGGAAGCCTTACTGGTGACTCGCAGTGAGCATGGCATGACGCTGTTGCAAAAAGGCCAGGAGCCATTGCACATGCCGACTCAGGCGAAAGAAGTCTATGACGTGACAGGTGCGGGCGATACGGTGATTTCGGTGCTGGCTGCTTCTCTGGCTGCCGGGAAATCCCTGTCTGATGCCTGCAAACTGGCGAATGCTGCGGCTGGCGTTGTGGTTGGGAAGCTGGGAACTTCGACCCTGTCGACGATCGAGCTGACCAATGCCGTCCACGGCAGTCAGGACAGTGGCTTTGGCGTGATGGCGGAAAGCCAGCTCAAACAAGCGGTTCTGGCAGCAAAAGCCCGTGGTGAGAAAGTCGTGATGACCAACGGGTGTTTCGACATTCTGCATGCCGGTCATGTGGCCTATCTGACGGAAGCGGCGAAACTGGGCGATCGCCTGATTGTTGCCGTGAACTCCGACCGTTCCGTGCGTGGCCTGAAAGGGCCGGGGCGTCCGGTCAATCCGGAAGATCGCCGTATGGCGGTACTTGCCGGACTGGGCGCAGTGGACTGGGTGGTTCCTTTTGCTGAAGAGACCCCACAGCGGTTGATCAGCGAAATTCTGCCGGATTTACTGGTGAAGGGCGGTGACTACAAGCCAGAGCAGATTGCGGGCGGCAAGGAAGTGATTGCCAATGGCGGGGAAGTGCGTGTGCTGAATTTTGAAGACGGCTGCTCTACTACCGAAATCATTGAAGCCATTCGTGGCGGCAAAGGTTAA
- a CDS encoding N-acetyltransferase: MKTQLKKIEPIDIKEVANLHLRSWLLAYKALLPKAMLDHLTVEKKIQSWESILDNNQIHAIASVTEGKISGFVCFGMSRDSDKNREEGELIAIYIDPLFLRQGIGSILIDHVKHEMRSLGYRSISLWVLKGNISAKLFYHQHGFNCVHTSRELTFWGHEISEFRMKVTI, translated from the coding sequence ATGAAAACGCAACTGAAAAAAATTGAACCGATAGACATCAAAGAAGTCGCAAACCTCCATTTAAGATCATGGTTACTGGCATATAAAGCGCTTCTACCGAAGGCAATGTTGGATCATCTGACGGTCGAAAAGAAGATTCAGTCTTGGGAGTCAATTCTTGATAATAATCAGATCCATGCAATAGCTTCTGTTACAGAAGGAAAAATTTCTGGCTTTGTTTGTTTTGGTATGAGCAGAGATAGCGATAAGAATCGAGAAGAGGGTGAGTTAATTGCGATTTATATTGATCCACTTTTTCTTCGGCAGGGAATCGGGTCTATTTTAATCGATCATGTGAAGCATGAAATGCGCAGTTTAGGCTATAGAAGCATTTCTTTATGGGTTCTGAAAGGGAATATATCTGCAAAGTTGTTTTATCATCAGCATGGATTCAACTGTGTTCATACCTCAAGAGAATTAACTTTCTGGGGACATGAAATCAGCGAGTTTAGAATGAAGGTTACGATCTAG
- the tolC gene encoding outer membrane channel protein TolC, translated as MKKLLPLYLGLALGGLTPFAFADDLADIYEQAKQNDPQLLRAAADKDTAFEAINSSRSNLLPQINLSAGLQASRLDYDDEGFTGGLTLSQSLYDRASWVNLDISEKLARQSDASYAVAQQDLILRVANAYFSVLRAMDDLEFVRAEKAAVGRQLEQTKQRFEVGLSAITDVHDAQAQYDSVLADEILKENALTNSYENLREITGQAHKDLAVLDTKRFSASSPKNQVRTLLENAESENLSLLSQRISQDISRDRISLAETGHLPTLSFDAGYQYNDMQQGQSSDEGTISAGINLKLPVYTGGRVTSEVKQAQYAYVSASESLEETYRGVVKNVRAFYNNINASIGALKAYEQSVISARSALEATEAGFDVGTRTIVDVLDATRRLYDANRQLANARYEYILSQLQLRQAVGSLNEQDVLDVNQGLIPAKKK; from the coding sequence ATGAAAAAATTGCTTCCGCTTTATCTCGGTCTAGCTTTGGGCGGTCTTACCCCATTTGCTTTTGCCGACGATCTTGCCGATATCTACGAACAAGCCAAACAAAACGACCCTCAGCTGCTCCGGGCCGCGGCTGATAAAGATACCGCTTTCGAAGCGATTAATTCATCCCGCAGTAATCTGTTGCCTCAAATCAATCTGAGTGCGGGACTGCAAGCCAGCCGTCTGGATTATGATGACGAAGGCTTCACCGGTGGCCTGACGCTGAGCCAATCGCTATACGACCGTGCCAGCTGGGTGAATCTGGATATCAGTGAAAAACTGGCTCGTCAGAGCGACGCCAGCTACGCGGTTGCTCAGCAGGATCTGATCCTTCGGGTCGCGAACGCCTATTTCTCTGTCCTGCGCGCAATGGATGATCTGGAGTTCGTGCGGGCAGAAAAAGCCGCCGTGGGTCGCCAGTTAGAGCAAACCAAACAGCGCTTTGAAGTCGGCCTGTCTGCCATTACTGATGTCCATGATGCACAAGCGCAGTACGACAGCGTGCTGGCTGATGAAATTCTGAAAGAAAACGCACTGACCAACAGCTACGAGAACCTGCGTGAAATTACGGGTCAGGCGCATAAAGATCTGGCCGTGCTGGATACAAAACGTTTTTCTGCCAGCAGCCCGAAAAATCAGGTCAGAACCTTGCTGGAAAATGCTGAAAGTGAAAACCTGTCACTCCTCAGCCAACGCATTTCACAAGACATCTCCCGTGACAGAATCTCACTGGCGGAGACCGGTCACCTGCCAACACTGAGCTTTGATGCGGGTTATCAGTACAACGATATGCAGCAAGGCCAGAGCAGTGATGAAGGGACGATTTCAGCCGGTATCAACCTCAAATTGCCGGTCTATACCGGGGGTCGCGTAACTTCTGAAGTGAAACAGGCTCAATACGCTTATGTTTCCGCCAGCGAGTCTCTGGAAGAAACGTATCGGGGTGTGGTGAAAAATGTCCGTGCCTTTTATAACAACATCAATGCGTCCATCGGTGCACTGAAAGCCTACGAGCAGTCCGTGATTTCTGCACGTTCCGCACTGGAAGCGACTGAAGCTGGTTTTGATGTCGGCACCCGGACCATTGTCGATGTGCTGGATGCAACCCGTCGTCTGTATGATGCCAACCGCCAGCTGGCGAATGCGCGTTATGAATACATTCTCAGCCAGCTACAGCTGAGACAAGCGGTGGGCTCTCTGAACGAGCAGGATGTGCTGGATGTCAACCAGGGCCTGATCCCAGCGAAGAAGAAATAA
- the nudF gene encoding ADP-ribose diphosphatase: protein MTEPQSDLAGTFGQSDVEVTAETVLYQGFFRLKAFQFRHRLFAGGWSPSLNREMLDRGHAAALLPYDPVRDEVVLIEQFRIGALAGDCQPWQLEIVAGMIEPGETAEAVVSREAVEEAGVTVDQMTFITRYLSSSGGCSETLSVYAGCVDGRLAQGIHGLEDEGEDIRVHVVSREQAYAWVVSGKIENAASIIALQWLQLHYQQLQAKWGKEGL from the coding sequence ATGACTGAACCACAATCGGATTTGGCGGGAACGTTTGGACAGAGTGATGTCGAAGTGACTGCTGAAACGGTGCTTTATCAGGGATTTTTTCGTTTAAAAGCGTTTCAGTTTCGCCATCGCCTGTTTGCTGGTGGCTGGAGCCCGTCCCTGAACCGGGAAATGCTGGACCGCGGTCATGCCGCAGCGTTGCTGCCTTATGATCCGGTGCGGGATGAAGTGGTCCTGATTGAGCAGTTTCGGATTGGTGCGCTGGCCGGCGACTGCCAGCCCTGGCAGCTGGAGATCGTTGCCGGCATGATTGAACCGGGCGAGACGGCGGAAGCCGTGGTCAGCCGCGAGGCGGTTGAAGAAGCGGGGGTGACGGTGGACCAAATGACCTTCATCACCCGGTACTTGTCCAGCTCGGGTGGCTGCTCAGAAACGCTGAGTGTGTATGCCGGTTGTGTTGACGGTCGGCTGGCTCAGGGCATTCACGGTCTTGAAGATGAAGGCGAGGATATTCGTGTCCACGTCGTCAGTCGTGAACAAGCCTATGCGTGGGTGGTGTCTGGTAAAATAGAAAATGCAGCCAGCATCATTGCGCTACAATGGTTGCAGCTACACTATCAGCAATTACAGGCTAAATGGGGTAAGGAAGGGTTGTGA
- a CDS encoding DUF1249 family protein, translating to MNNRRYTVDLAGIMRLYETNYAKLLPLLPKSEVVGDECAYQVGNHDYKLRILESTRYTTLIQLQMETDTGLPEYLIPTFKVRLYHDARVAEVCSIQQISRLKPRYDYPNMRMHQKDEKHQVNRFLGDWLAYCLKNGLSKQSVY from the coding sequence GTGAACAACAGAAGGTACACCGTCGATCTCGCAGGTATCATGCGTTTATATGAAACCAATTATGCGAAGTTGCTTCCATTGCTGCCAAAAAGTGAAGTGGTGGGGGATGAGTGTGCCTATCAGGTTGGCAACCATGACTATAAGCTTCGTATTCTGGAATCAACCCGCTACACCACGCTGATTCAGCTGCAAATGGAGACCGATACCGGCTTACCGGAATACCTGATCCCGACCTTCAAAGTACGTTTGTACCATGATGCCAGGGTGGCAGAAGTGTGTTCCATTCAGCAGATTTCGCGTTTGAAGCCAAGGTATGATTACCCCAATATGCGGATGCACCAGAAAGATGAAAAACATCAGGTCAATCGCTTTTTGGGAGATTGGCTGGCTTACTGCCTGAAGAACGGTCTCAGTAAGCAATCGGTTTATTAA
- the cpdA gene encoding 3',5'-cyclic-AMP phosphodiesterase, with protein MQTYSLPQKNSDSVLLLQLTDTHLFSDETGSLLGVATRDSFHAVLEEVAAQSRPFDAIIATGDISQDHTPESYQRFADGIQRWTQPCFWLPGNHDDQPSMKTVLPSPQIKSCDQVLAGEHWQVILLDSQVVGVPHGELSPVQLDMLDQALSGEPDRHALVLLHHHPLPAGSRWLDQHQLKNNDAFWQVVSRYPQVKAVLCGHIHQELDVLHQGVRVLATPSTCIQFKPDSQDFALDKCNPGWRWLSLLPDGAIETQVERVCRRTFSPQFDAAGY; from the coding sequence TTGCAGACCTACTCTCTGCCGCAAAAAAATTCAGATAGTGTGCTGTTACTTCAGCTGACCGATACTCATTTATTTTCGGATGAGACGGGCAGTCTGCTGGGAGTTGCAACCAGAGACAGCTTCCATGCCGTACTTGAAGAGGTGGCGGCCCAGTCACGTCCGTTTGATGCAATCATCGCAACCGGCGATATTTCACAGGATCATACGCCGGAATCCTATCAGCGCTTTGCAGATGGGATCCAACGCTGGACGCAGCCGTGTTTCTGGTTGCCGGGTAATCACGATGATCAGCCGAGCATGAAAACTGTGCTGCCTTCACCACAGATCAAATCTTGTGATCAGGTGCTGGCAGGCGAACACTGGCAGGTGATTTTGCTGGACAGCCAAGTCGTCGGGGTGCCGCACGGGGAACTCAGTCCGGTGCAGCTGGACATGCTGGATCAGGCGCTGTCTGGTGAACCGGACCGTCATGCGCTGGTGCTACTGCACCATCATCCGTTACCGGCCGGCAGCCGCTGGTTGGATCAGCATCAGTTGAAAAACAATGATGCGTTCTGGCAAGTCGTGTCCCGCTATCCACAGGTCAAAGCCGTGTTGTGCGGTCATATTCATCAGGAACTGGATGTGCTGCATCAGGGTGTTCGCGTTCTGGCAACGCCATCGACCTGTATTCAGTTTAAACCGGACTCTCAGGATTTCGCGCTGGATAAGTGCAACCCGGGCTGGCGCTGGTTATCGCTTCTGCCGGACGGTGCCATCGAGACTCAGGTTGAGCGCGTGTGTCGCCGGACGTTTTCACCTCAGTTTGATGCGGCAGGTTACTGA
- the yqiA gene encoding esterase YqiA, whose amino-acid sequence MKSLLLYLHGFNSSPKSLKAQQMAAYCQLERPDIRVEIPQLPCYPAQVADFIDALVTQLKSTHHIGLVGSSLGGYLATWLSQRHQLPAVLVNPAVRPFELLMDYLGEQVNPYTGETYVLMPHHMDELKALDIAGLNHPELLWLLQQEGDEVLDYRQAVEKYAACLKMVEPEGDHSFIGFNRYPADIVRFLGL is encoded by the coding sequence ATGAAATCACTGCTGCTCTATCTTCACGGTTTTAACAGTTCCCCCAAGTCCCTGAAAGCCCAGCAAATGGCAGCGTACTGCCAGTTGGAACGCCCGGACATCAGAGTCGAAATCCCGCAACTGCCTTGTTATCCGGCGCAGGTGGCTGATTTCATTGATGCACTGGTCACTCAACTGAAATCCACCCATCACATCGGGCTGGTGGGCAGCTCGCTCGGGGGCTATCTGGCCACCTGGCTGAGCCAGCGTCATCAGTTGCCGGCAGTGCTTGTGAATCCTGCGGTCCGGCCGTTTGAATTACTGATGGATTATCTGGGGGAGCAGGTGAACCCATATACGGGGGAAACCTATGTTCTGATGCCGCATCATATGGATGAACTGAAAGCACTGGACATTGCCGGATTGAATCATCCTGAACTGCTGTGGCTTTTGCAGCAGGAAGGGGATGAAGTGCTGGACTACCGTCAGGCGGTTGAAAAATACGCAGCCTGTCTGAAGATGGTAGAACCGGAAGGGGATCACAGTTTCATCGGATTTAATCGTTATCCCGCCGATATTGTCCGCTTTTTAGGTTTATAA